The Drosophila nasuta strain 15112-1781.00 chromosome 2L, ASM2355853v1, whole genome shotgun sequence genome window below encodes:
- the LOC132798566 gene encoding uncharacterized protein LOC132798566: MDVVDVYAWGANSHGQLGLGYESELCMSPQRLTKYSFAPHLVRCIRGGGGHVLILDSNGRLHACGWNNRGQLGLNSTEECHNEFSMVPTEYFEEVPIESISCGWDISGAITVTKRLFVWGSNAFQQLGICQRGFMAVRRPMPVRLPRDEAAQRISFGLRHCAVLTHDHKIYIFGRLRIMDPPPIELDITATSLHRANVMKIQAHNPNELRIVSLVSGQNHMLLKCIDLEAGSRRRIIALGDNKFCQSNAFQFDEDVHQLAVGWTHNAVVLKSHSILLWGRNCYGQLGTGGFSEQQATPTPLRLQLEQGQSPARLHMGAEHGLLRTTTGDIYTWGWNEHGNCGNNATENLSQPTLLKLPGFAKLAGTGAGFCYAIVETVEEAVGPTTSL; encoded by the exons ATGGATGTCGTCGATGTCTACGCCTGG GGCGCCAATTCTCATGGCCAGCTTGGCCTTGGCTACGAATCGGAGCTGTGCATGTCACCGCAACGCCTGACCAAATATTCGTTTGCGCCGCATTTGGTGCGCTGCATTCGCGGTGGCGGAGGTCATGTGCTCATCCTGGACAGCAACGGTCGGTTGCATGCCTGCGGCTGGAATAATCGCGGCCAATTGGGTCTCAACTCGACGGAGGAGTGTCACAATGAGTTCAGCATGGTGCCCACAGAATACTTTGAG GAAGTGCCCATCGAGAGCATTAGCTGCGGCTGGGATATATCGGGTGCCATAACAGTGACGAAGCGTCTGTTCGTCTGGGGCTCGAATGCCTTTCAGCAGCTGGGCATTTGTCAGCGTGGCTTCATGGCCGTCCGTCGTCCGATGCCAGTCCGTCTGCCACGCGATGAGGCAGCGCAGCGCATCAGCTTCGGGTTGCGGCATTGTGCGGTGCTAACACATGatcataaaatttatatattcggACGATTGCGCATCATGGATCCGCCACCAATTGAATTGGATATTACGGCCACATCGTTGCATCGCGCCAATGTCATGAAGATCCAGGCGCACAATCCCAACGAGCTGCGGATTGTCTCGCTGGTCAGCGGACAGAATCATATGCTGCTCAAGTGCATCGATCTGGAGGCGGGCAGCCGGCGACGCATCATCGCCTTGGGCGACAATAAATTCTGCCAGTCGAATGCCTTTCAGTTCGACGAGGATGTCCATCAACTGGCCGTCGGTTGGACCCACAATGCCGTCGTCCTTAAGTCGCACAGCATCCTGCTGTGGGGTCGTAATTGCTATGGCCAACTTGGCACCGGTGGCTTCAGCGAACAGCAGGCGACACCAACGCCACTTCGGCTGCAACTGGAGCAGGGTCAGAGTCCGGCACGTCTCCACATGGGTGCCGAGCACGGTCTGTTGCGGACCACAACCGGCGACATTTATACCTGGGGCTGGAACGAGCACGGCAATTGTGGCAACAATGCCACAGAGAATTT ATCGCAACCAACTCTATTAAAGCTGCCGGGATTTGCAAAATTAGCTGGCACTGGAGCTGGATTTTGTTATGCCATTGTTGAAACTGTCGAAGAGGCTGTGGGACCAACAACTTCATTATAA